In Bacteroidales bacterium, the genomic window GGTATTATAAAATTTCACATGGTCTTTTGCTTTAATTGTTCCGTTTAGAATCTTAAAATAAGTGACAATTCCTCTAAACTGATTGAATACACTGTCAAAAATCAATGCTTCTAATGGAGCATTAGGATCGCCGACAGGTGCGGGTACGCGTTCTACTATTGCAGATAAAATCAACTCAACCCCTAATCCTGTTTTTCCAGAGGCTTCAATTATTTCATCGCGCTTGCAACCAAGTAAATCAACTATTTGATCTTTAACTTCTTCGGGCATCGCATTGGGAAGATCCATTTTATTCAAAATTGGAATAATCTCAAGATCATGCTCTATGGCCATGTACAAATTACTAATGGTTTGAGCTTGAATCCCTTGAGTTGCATCTACGATAAGTAAAGCTCCCTCACATGCAGCTATTGAACGAGAAACCTCGTATGAAAAATCAACGTGTCCCGGTGTATCAATCAAATTTAAAATATAATCCTGATTATCGGCGTGTTTGTAGTTCATTTGAATGGCGTGACTTTTAATTGTTATCCCACGCTCACGTTCAAGATCCATGCTATCTAACACCTGACTACGTTGTTCACGTTCAGATATTGAGTTTGTTGATTGTAATAATCTATCAGCCAAAGTACTCTTACCATGGTCGATGTGTGCAATAATGCAAAAGTTGCGGATCTTGTTCATTTAATTACCGGTTTTTATATGTTCTAAAATCGGGGTAAATAGTTGTTCTGTAATTTACTAAGAATATCTATCAAATCCAATCAATAACTTTGATCGGAGCGCAAAATTACAAAAAAAATAAATAAGGTTAATAATATTTGGAAATTAGACAAAAAGCAATCAAATAAAATATAGATAAATATTATTACATATCTTTTAACATTTGAATAATATTCAGGCAAAATTATCCTTACAAGTTATACGCTACATACGTGCATTTTGCTGATACAAAGTGCATAGAAAAACATGTTAAGCAATAACACTATTATATCTTTTTATTATAATTTAAGTGTTCGTTTTAAAAACCAAGCAAAAATTAATATATTTGGTACTTTAAAGTATTAACTTGGCAAAACAAATTAATCAAGTAGGTATTAATCACCAAGCTGATTTACAGGTAGAAAATAAAACTGTAACCATATTTGATTCAAAACAGAACCTGTTATGGCAAATAAAAATCGTCTTACTCACACATTTACAATTGGAGGAGTTGTTTTAGGTCTTATTCTAACCTTTTTTATAATTAAGGGTGTTCTTGATTATCAGAACCAGACCATGACTTTTTCTAATATTAAAGCTCTCCATAGGTATTCAATATTTTTCCTTGTTGACTTACTACCAGTCATTTTGGGGCTATTTGCACGTTTCTGCGGGCTGTTTTTTGAGGGCAGAATTAATCTGCTTTCCGAACAGCTTCACGTACTCAATCAACGTTCAGCAAAATTACAAACTTTTGCAGAGGATATTCTTCAAGGTAAAATCGATTCGGACTACGACACAAAATTGTTTACCGACAAGTTGGGTCAAACTTTAGTTAACATTGTTGAAAACATAAAAAGCAATAAAGATGCTGAAGAACAACGCAAAAAAGAGGATTTTGAGAGAAATTGGATTGCTGAAGGATTAGCACGTTTTGGAGAAATTTTAA contains:
- a CDS encoding GAF domain-containing protein, yielding MANKNRLTHTFTIGGVVLGLILTFFIIKGVLDYQNQTMTFSNIKALHRYSIFFLVDLLPVILGLFARFCGLFFEGRINLLSEQLHVLNQRSAKLQTFAEDILQGKIDSDYDTKLFTDKLGQTLVNIVENIKSNKDAEEQRKKEDFERNWIAEGLARFGEILRRNNDNIELLSLEVISNMCKYVGTAQGGFYILNDEDEHDVHFQLTAHFAYDRQKYNKKRIEWNEGLIGRSAFEKRILVLDDVPDDYLEITSGLGQSNPRNLLIAPLKYNDEVHGVI